The following proteins are co-located in the Desulfatitalea tepidiphila genome:
- the pdxS gene encoding pyridoxal 5'-phosphate synthase lyase subunit PdxS, which yields MAREKINKGFAEMFKNGVIMDVTTPEQARIAQEAGACAVMALERVPADIRKDGQVARMSDPAMIQAIMDAVSVPVMAKVRIGHFMEARILEAIGVDFVDESEVLTPADESRHVEKHRFKVPFVCGARNLGEALRRINEGAAMIRTKGEAGTGNIVEAVRHMRAINEEIDALKGLDEHQLIQLAGQMRVPVALVKETRDLGRLSVVNFAAGGVATPADAALMMALGSDGVFVGSGVFKSQNPPKMAHAIVQAVIHYQDPARLVEISKNLGTAMIGLEKEALDIKMAERGV from the coding sequence ATGGCAAGAGAAAAGATTAACAAGGGCTTTGCAGAAATGTTTAAAAACGGCGTCATCATGGACGTGACGACCCCGGAACAAGCGCGTATCGCTCAGGAGGCAGGGGCTTGCGCGGTAATGGCCCTGGAGAGGGTGCCCGCAGACATTCGCAAGGATGGGCAGGTGGCACGCATGAGCGATCCGGCCATGATCCAGGCGATCATGGATGCGGTGAGTGTTCCGGTAATGGCCAAGGTGCGCATCGGCCATTTCATGGAGGCCCGTATCTTGGAAGCCATCGGTGTGGATTTCGTCGATGAGAGCGAGGTGTTGACGCCCGCCGACGAGAGCCGCCATGTGGAGAAGCATCGGTTTAAGGTGCCTTTCGTGTGCGGCGCCCGGAATCTGGGTGAGGCTTTGAGACGGATCAACGAAGGGGCGGCCATGATCCGGACCAAGGGTGAAGCCGGCACCGGAAACATCGTCGAGGCAGTGCGTCATATGCGCGCCATCAACGAGGAGATCGATGCCCTCAAGGGATTGGACGAGCACCAGTTGATTCAATTGGCCGGCCAGATGCGCGTTCCGGTGGCGCTTGTCAAGGAGACCCGGGATTTGGGCCGACTGAGCGTGGTGAATTTTGCGGCCGGCGGTGTTGCGACACCGGCCGACGCGGCGTTGATGATGGCGTTGGGCTCGGATGGCGTATTTGTCGGGTCCGGCGTTTTCAAGTCCCAGAATCCGCCTAAAATGGCCCATGCCATCGTACAGGCCGTCATCCATTATCAGGATCCTGCCAGGCTGGTGGAGATATCCAAAAACCTCGGTACCGCCATGATCGGCCTCGAGAAAGAGGCCCT
- a CDS encoding aminotransferase-like domain-containing protein has product MNSKKPLYRKIAEIIQGRIAAGLYKPGERIPPIRTFTGEFGVNKATVHKAFERLKIQGLIENKVGSGSYVRFPEKIDSFAGRFDFRTDYLAPHLFAHETAHIIFNDIFSREKHGALAPTPAEGDPELLQVLSQYYHVPDHGMLMISGAQQGLDLVSKVFSAKISESILFEDPTYPGAISLFRARHFVPLQDDGPDIEQFDLRLTGQIRLFYAMPSIHNPTGMSYSREKKEAVVQRARQHPFYIIEDDYLGELRRATPRFIDMAPDRTIHIKSFSQTTSAGIRLGFMVVPTDLYEKFVYAKFSSDIHSFGLLQKFLREFIKQGHYAKHIEMVDRVARHRRMRLSTCIEAFPFLKIPHEQNGYSLWVESQLPMDLSHAPWCSGDAFSFSPRFKNYFKLAFMHMDEERFEQSLSYLTDLIQRHVACNSKGGFNE; this is encoded by the coding sequence ATGAATTCAAAAAAACCCCTCTATCGAAAGATCGCCGAAATTATCCAGGGACGGATCGCCGCCGGCCTCTACAAACCGGGTGAACGCATTCCGCCGATACGCACGTTCACAGGCGAGTTCGGCGTCAACAAGGCCACTGTCCACAAGGCCTTCGAACGGCTCAAGATCCAAGGATTGATCGAAAACAAGGTGGGCAGCGGTTCCTACGTGCGCTTTCCCGAAAAGATTGACTCGTTTGCCGGCCGCTTCGATTTCCGGACCGACTATTTGGCGCCCCACCTGTTTGCCCATGAAACGGCACACATCATCTTCAATGATATCTTCTCCAGAGAAAAGCATGGGGCCTTGGCCCCTACCCCGGCCGAGGGTGATCCAGAACTGTTACAGGTCCTGAGCCAGTATTACCATGTGCCGGACCACGGCATGCTGATGATATCTGGCGCCCAACAAGGCCTGGACCTGGTGTCAAAAGTGTTTTCAGCCAAAATCTCGGAATCGATTCTTTTCGAGGACCCGACCTATCCAGGCGCGATTTCCCTGTTCCGCGCGCGCCATTTTGTCCCCTTGCAAGATGACGGACCGGATATCGAACAATTCGATCTGCGCCTGACCGGCCAGATTCGGCTCTTTTATGCCATGCCATCCATTCACAACCCCACGGGGATGTCGTACAGCCGGGAAAAAAAGGAGGCTGTGGTCCAACGCGCCCGGCAACACCCGTTCTATATTATCGAAGACGATTACCTGGGCGAGTTGAGGCGGGCCACACCGCGTTTCATCGACATGGCACCGGATCGCACCATTCATATCAAGTCATTTTCACAAACCACGTCCGCCGGAATCCGCCTAGGGTTCATGGTTGTGCCGACAGATCTTTACGAAAAGTTTGTCTACGCCAAATTCTCATCCGATATCCATTCATTCGGCCTGCTTCAAAAATTTCTACGCGAGTTCATCAAACAGGGCCACTACGCGAAACATATCGAAATGGTCGATCGCGTCGCCCGGCATCGCCGGATGCGGCTGTCAACGTGCATCGAAGCGTTCCCGTTTCTCAAGATCCCACACGAGCAAAACGGATACAGCCTATGGGTCGAATCCCAACTTCCCATGGATTTGTCGCATGCCCCCTGGTGCAGTGGCGATGCGTTTTCTTTTTCGCCCCGCTTCAAAAACTACTTCAAACTTGCCTTCATGCATATGGACGAAGAGAGGTTCGAACAAAGCCTCTCCTATCTTACAGACTTGATACAACGGCATGTGGCCTGCAACTCCAAGGGTGGGTTTAATGAATAA
- a CDS encoding imidazole glycerol phosphate synthase HisHF: protein MITLLDYGAGNVRSVINAIESLGEKVQVASHPDHIHGARKLVFPGVGAFGNMMQILHDKQLVEPLKRYLASGRPFLGICLGMHALFEASEESPGIPGLAFFKGQVNRFDVPLAVPHIGWNGIKARQSSRLFNDVDKDEKFYFVHSYHVVPDDQGIVLTTTDYGYEFVSAIQQGQIIATQYHPEKSGPAGLRLLRNFLNSSLEPAALATGHDRTRLAKRIIACLDVRANDKNNLVVTKGDQYDVRAQGEVRDLGNPVDLAQRYYEEGADEITFLNITGFRDFPLADMPMLEVLEKTSRRVFVPLTIGGGIRDFTDANGRAYSALQVAAAYFRSGADKISIGSDAVPVVEAYLENGKATGQSAIEQISRVYGSQAVVISIDPRRVYVPSPADVPYQVIHTDVPGPNGESYCWYQCTIKGGREGRPVDAITLAQTCQTLGAGEILLNCIDRDGTNSGYDLELVRAVKNAVSIPVIASSGAGALSHFYDVFALTDADAALAAGIFHRREVPIQAVKQFLTGKVVIRRIASSPPTRPIQA from the coding sequence ATGATTACCCTGTTGGACTATGGCGCCGGAAATGTGCGCAGCGTGATCAATGCCATCGAAAGTCTGGGGGAGAAGGTGCAGGTGGCTTCCCATCCCGACCATATCCATGGCGCCCGGAAGCTGGTTTTTCCCGGCGTCGGCGCCTTTGGCAACATGATGCAGATCTTGCACGACAAGCAACTGGTTGAACCGCTGAAGAGATACCTCGCTTCCGGACGTCCATTTCTGGGGATCTGTCTGGGCATGCATGCCTTGTTCGAAGCAAGCGAGGAGTCGCCGGGGATCCCTGGGCTAGCATTTTTCAAAGGTCAGGTCAACCGCTTCGACGTCCCCCTGGCCGTGCCGCATATCGGCTGGAACGGCATCAAGGCGCGTCAGTCGTCACGCCTCTTCAACGATGTGGACAAGGATGAAAAGTTTTATTTCGTCCATTCGTATCATGTGGTTCCCGATGACCAGGGTATCGTCCTCACCACCACGGATTACGGCTATGAATTTGTCAGCGCCATTCAGCAGGGCCAGATCATCGCCACCCAGTATCACCCCGAAAAAAGCGGTCCGGCGGGTTTGCGCCTTCTGCGGAATTTTTTAAATTCATCGCTTGAACCAGCGGCCTTGGCCACCGGCCATGATCGAACCCGGTTGGCCAAACGCATCATCGCCTGTTTGGATGTGCGTGCCAATGACAAAAATAATCTGGTGGTGACCAAGGGAGATCAGTACGACGTTCGGGCGCAGGGTGAGGTGCGTGATCTGGGAAACCCGGTGGATCTGGCTCAGCGCTACTATGAAGAGGGGGCCGATGAAATCACTTTTCTCAATATTACGGGTTTTCGCGACTTTCCATTGGCCGATATGCCTATGCTGGAAGTGCTCGAAAAGACCTCTCGGCGGGTATTCGTCCCACTGACCATCGGCGGCGGCATCCGGGATTTCACCGATGCCAATGGCCGTGCCTATTCCGCGCTGCAGGTGGCCGCGGCCTATTTTCGCTCCGGTGCGGACAAGATTTCCATTGGCAGCGATGCGGTGCCTGTCGTCGAGGCCTATCTTGAGAACGGCAAAGCCACCGGCCAGAGCGCCATAGAACAAATTTCCCGGGTCTACGGCAGCCAGGCCGTCGTCATTTCCATCGATCCGCGGCGCGTCTACGTCCCTTCACCCGCAGATGTTCCCTACCAGGTCATTCACACCGATGTGCCCGGCCCCAACGGTGAATCTTATTGCTGGTACCAATGCACGATCAAGGGGGGACGCGAGGGGCGACCGGTCGATGCCATCACCCTGGCCCAGACCTGTCAGACGCTGGGGGCCGGGGAAATCCTGCTGAATTGCATCGATCGTGACGGCACCAATTCCGGGTACGACCTCGAGCTCGTTCGAGCCGTCAAAAATGCCGTTTCCATACCGGTCATCGCCTCCAGCGGGGCTGGTGCATTGTCGCATTTTTACGACGTGTTCGCTCTCACCGATGCCGATGCCGCCCTTGCGGCAGGTATTTTTCATCGCCGTGAGGTACCGATTCAGGCCGTCAAGCAATTTTTAACCGGCAAGGTGGTGATCCGCAGGATTGCGTCATCGCCCCCAACCAGGCCCATACAGGCTTAA
- the radC gene encoding RadC family protein: protein MKSIQHIPIHERPREKLAQKGAHALSDVELLAILLGSGNRKMGVMTLASKILNELDRLGHSATVEQLMGIDGVGKAKASLLVAGLEFARRRIRPHGFKIAFPPDAYPLIRHIADRTQEHFLCISLNGANEVIAVRTVSVGLVNRALVHPREVFADPITDRASAVIVAHNHPSGNLNPSQDDLNVTAQLKAAGNTLGIKLLDHIIFNLESYFSLMEHGQL, encoded by the coding sequence ATGAAGTCTATCCAGCATATACCCATCCATGAGCGCCCCAGAGAAAAATTGGCTCAGAAAGGGGCGCACGCACTTTCGGATGTGGAGCTCCTGGCGATTCTGCTCGGCAGTGGGAATCGCAAAATGGGCGTAATGACCTTAGCCTCGAAAATATTGAACGAGTTGGACCGCCTCGGCCATTCAGCCACCGTGGAGCAACTCATGGGTATCGACGGCGTCGGTAAAGCCAAAGCTTCACTGCTGGTGGCCGGACTGGAGTTTGCCCGGCGGCGCATCCGCCCCCATGGATTCAAGATCGCTTTCCCCCCTGATGCCTATCCTCTTATTCGGCACATTGCCGATCGTACCCAAGAACATTTTTTATGCATCTCCCTGAACGGCGCCAACGAGGTGATCGCGGTACGCACGGTTTCCGTCGGATTGGTCAATCGAGCTTTGGTCCATCCCCGTGAAGTGTTCGCTGACCCCATCACCGATAGGGCTTCGGCTGTGATCGTGGCTCATAACCATCCATCCGGGAACCTCAATCCCAGCCAGGACGATCTGAATGTGACCGCACAACTCAAGGCCGCCGGCAACACGCTTGGCATTAAACTGCTCGACCACATTATCTTCAATCTCGAGTCGTATTTCAGCCTGATGGAGCATGGGCAACTTTGA